In Leptospira perdikensis, the genomic window AAATTTATCTCTTTCCTTACTTTCTTTATGGGAAGGTGCTTTATTACTTTCCAAACTCCAAAAGTCGCCGGAACCACTACGTGTGGCCGCAAAAACTGCTGAATTACTTTTCAAACAAAATTAATTTTAAAAAGGAAACCTATCAAATATGAAACTTTCGAAAAAAACTCTGATCCGAATAAACCTAACTCTTGTTCCAATCGTTCTCTTCCTAGTCTATTTTCTCGGATACCCCAATGAAAGTATTCCGTCCGTAACCTTAGAGTCTAAAGAAACGACCTCACTCATTCCCAAACCAAAAGGAAAATCACCTCTTGTCTTTTCGATACTGAAAACGGGAGAGGCAAAAACCCTAGAAGCTTTTGTGATTGAAGGTGGATCTGTTCTGAAAGTAGTAACTGTAGCACATTCCGGTTTTTATATCCAACATCCTAAAGGAAATTTTTTATTTGATACTGGGCTTGGAATCAAAATCAAAGAACAGTTCCAAATGTTTCCTTTCTATTTAAAACTACTCATGGAATACCAGTTGATCCAAACCGCAAAAGAACAATTAGAATTAAACGGTGTGAATCCAAGTTCCATTCAGGATGTTTTTTTCTCACATTTGCATTGGGATCATGCCAGCGGATTAAAAGACTTTCCTTCAGCAAAAATCCATTCTTTACCAGAAGAATTGAATCATCCCAAAATTGAATCGGGTTATATTGTTTCTCAATTTGATGGAGATTCTGTAAATTGGAAACATTTGCAATTTCAAGACAAACCTTATGCATCTTATGCGAAGAGTTTGGACTGGTATGGAGATGGAACTGCTGTTTTTGTTCCCATGAAAGGTCACAGTGAAGGTTCGGTCGGTCTCTTTTTACATACAGAGAATGGACAAACTTACTTTCTTACAGGAGATGTTGTCTGGCGAAGAGAAGGGTTTTTGGAAAAAAAACACAAACCCAGAGGGGCAAGATGGATTGTTGATTTTGACACTGCCGGTCTGGGTGAAGAAATCTCGCGAGTTCACAATCTCCTCCTTAAAAATCCAGAACTACAAATTATCCCTGCCCACGATCATGATGTACAATCCCCTCTTGGTTTTTATCCACAAGTGCTTGGTAAAAAATAATAGTTTTGTTTAGGTTTCCTCGACACTTTTGACAATCGTTTGGTTCTTTTGCGAAAGGAGAGATTTAATTCCTTTCAGCGAAAGTTCCAGGCGCTCCATTTCTTGGTACAGATTGTCCCGATTCTCTTGGATTTCTGTGTGATACAAATGAGCCTTTCCTACCAACTGGTGGTAATCAAGAGAGAGTTGGTGCAGGGCAGAATCCCAAGTTTTCGGCTGGATCCGTCTTTTGTTCCAATAGAGTTTTTTCCCAAAACGATACAAGATTTGAAACAAACCAATTGCGTGTAAGGGGATCAAAATATAGAAAGAAACAAAGATAACTTTGGAATAAGAGACTTCCTTTCCGAACAATCCCCAAAAATAGATCCAAAGGGCAGAAAGTAATAAAACCGCAATCGTAAGGTTGGCCTTTGGAGTTTTGGGAGAAACTGAATTGAAAACGGAAAGGAGGATGACAGAAAAGATGAGTAAGAGGAGAACTTCCCAAGGGACTAAAGTAAAAAACAAATCCCAAAACTTTTGAAAATTCTCCCAACTGGTTTTGATCTGGTTGATGGTAGTTTGGATTTCTACAATTTGGTTTTGGATTTTTTGAAAGAAGTCTGTGATCGCCGACATGAAGCAAATACTAACTAAAATCCAAAATCATGCAAGTGGTTTCTTTAATAAATACTTAGCACCGAAAACCACAAGAAACCTTCTCACCATATATTCACTGATAGCGATCCCTTTTTTCATTTATCACGAATCACATTTGCCTTGGCACTACATCTTAGCTCTTTGTATTGTTTCTCTAATCGTTGGGTTGTTGATTACTTATGCTAGTTTATATGTAATCAACCGATATTGGGCAGAAACCTTCCATCCTCTAATTGAGATAGGTGTTGCTATTGTTTTTATTTTTGCTCTCTGGTTGGCAGAAATTTTGGTTTTTGAAGCCGGGACAGTGTTTTTATTTTTATTTATCGCCATCACCTTTCTTGTTCGTGTTTTACACCTTGAAACCTATGCGCGACTTTTAATAGCAGCTTGTCTGATAGCAAGTAATGCTCTAATTTCTTTTAAGGCATTACAAGGTGCAGAAGTTTTATCAGCCTATTTACTCTTCAAAAACAAATACCAAATTGAAGAAAAGGACCTGAATGGTTGGAGCGTTGTAGACAACAACCAATATTGGAATGAAGAACTGCAGTTTGGTTTTACGCTCCCTGAAGGATTTTACTTTTTTAAACCAGAAAACTTAACTATGGAAAACAAAACGGGAGCAGGTCAAATTGCGGGATTACTTGCTTTCAGTGATCATGATGCAGAAAGGTATCCTTTTGTTCGCATTTTTTACTTTCCTGATTATTTGGGTTTCCAAGAAAACCAAGCAATCTCTGAATTTTCCGAATTTCTAAAAATACAAGTGAGTAAAGGTGATATCGAAGACATCCAAGAAATTCAACAGAAAGAATTGGAGCCCTTTATTGTTACATCCAAGTTTTGGACATTTTATGACCTACTAAGACCACGTTATGCGAAAACAGGATTTATCCTTGTGGAAACTCCAAATCGAGATAAACTTTTATTACACATAACTGAAAATTTAGAGAAGGGCGAAATTCACGAACAAGGTATCCGTGAATTTTTAGCATCAATTCGATTCGGAAATCGATTGCAGGGCAATTAAAGAAAGTGGATCCACAAGGATATCATTTACCTTAGCTCCTAAATGGAGATGAGGGCCTGTCGACATTCCAGTAGAACCCACAGTTCCAATTTCCTGACCTTGTTTCACAACGTCACCAACCTTGACTTTGATTTCATTTTGGTGCATATAAAAAGAAAAGATCTTATTCCCATGATCTACGATTGTAAAATTTCCCTCATAATAAGTCGTACGAGCGAGGACCACAACCCCATCTTGGATTACGTAAACCGGTGTTCCTGATTTACCGCGAAAGTCGACTCCGCCATGTGGTCGGCCCTGTTTGTTATTATAATCCCGCCTAACATAAAATTTACTGGTAATAAAAATCTTTTCCAATGGTTTTTTAAAATTTTTAACAAACTGTAAATTACTTTGTTTCGAGAAGGCTGATTCTTTAGCAGTTTTACATTCTTGGATAAAATCTAAAGTTTCTTTAGGAAGTTCTTTTGTGATAAACTTTTCATCCACTTTAATCTGAGGATTTTTTTTGATCACTTGAAACTTCGTAGGTTCCAAAATGATTTGATATTGTTTTTGGCCACGTTTGACAAAAAATATCTTAGATACAATTTCTAGTGTCATCGCACCCGCGGGTGTATCGGGGGAAATTGGTAAAAAGGCTACCATACTTTTTTCCCTTTTGGTAAGAATCACATCTTTTCCCAACCAACTGACCTTAAAAGATTCGTTAATCCACTTTTTATCTTTAGGAGTTAAACGTAAAAAGATAACTTCCCCTCTTCCAAACCTTCTTGCTTCCATGAGTAAGGAAAAATTCTTTTCTTCCTTTTTTACAAAGTAATTAGAAGAAATTGTTTTTGTTGGTTTTTTTTTGACCTCTCTCGATTCCGCAGGAACTGCACGTACAAAGGACAAAATTACAATCAATAAGGATAATAACCGTATCATCTCTTTCAATTTCGGCTATTTTGTTTTTGCAGATTCGTTAATTTTTTTAACAAAGGTAACAAATTCGTCTGCAGGGAGTGGTTTACTGTAAAGATAACCTTGGATCATATGACAACCCAAATCATGTAATAAATCTTTTTGCGCGGCGTTCTCAACACCCTCGGCAATGACTTCCATACCCAATGAATGTGCCATATTAATAATGGCCTTACAAATGACTCGATCATCCTCATTCAACTCTAAATCAATAACGAATGATCGATCAATTTTGATTACATCTGCATTGATCTTTTTTAGATAACTCAGTGAACTATAACCGGTTCCAAAGTCATCAATTGAAACTTTAATACCGAGTCCCGACAAGTATTCAAAGGCTTCTATACTTTTTTCTGGGTTTTCCATAATCGAACTTTCAGTTAATTCTAATTCGATTTCCTCAGGATTAATATTGTATTGCAAAATTGTTGATTGTACTCGATGAGACCAATTAGCACGCGCTAATTGTTTTCCGCTGACATTAATACTAATAGGAAAAGAAGGAAGATTTTGTTTTTTCCATTCGGTTTTTAATCTACAGGCTTCTTCTAAGACCCAATCTCCAATCCTTTCGATAATTCCAGAATCTTCCGCAACAGGAATGAATTCTACTGGAGGAACCCAACCTCTTTCCGGGTGTTTCCAACGAATGAGTGCCTCTGCTCCGCAAACTTGGTTGGTGATTGTAGACATTTTTGGTTGAAAATAAAGGAGAAGTTCGTCATTTTGAATGGCTTTACGTAATGAGTTTTCAATGTACAATCTTTTTTCAGAACGAAGGATAAGTTCATTTGTATAGAATTTGAAATTGTTTCTACCCAGTTCTTTCGCTTTATACATCGCCATATCCGAATTTTTTAAAAGCTCTGAAGTAGACACTCCATCGTTCGGTGAAAGGGCAATTCCCATACTAATCGTAGTAAATAAATCACGACCCATAATATGGAATGGTTGGCTCAAAATTTCTAATATCTTCTGAGCAAATTCGGCAGCAGCACTTTTGTTTTGAATATCCACTTTTAAAATGGCAAACTCATCTCCACCAAATCTTGCTACAGTATCAACTTCTGTCATCACACGTTTGAGTCTCGCACCCACCATTTGCAAAAGGATATCCCCTTTGGTATGACCTAAACTATCGTTGATAAACTTGAAGTTATCAATATCAAAGAAATAGAATGCAAGTAAAGTCTCAGTAGACTTATGATTTTTTAAAGCTTGGTTTGCATGATCGATGAATAATGTACGGTTAGAAAGCCCTGTAAGTGCATCATAATAAGC contains:
- a CDS encoding M23 family metallopeptidase; protein product: MIRLLSLLIVILSFVRAVPAESREVKKKPTKTISSNYFVKKEEKNFSLLMEARRFGRGEVIFLRLTPKDKKWINESFKVSWLGKDVILTKREKSMVAFLPISPDTPAGAMTLEIVSKIFFVKRGQKQYQIILEPTKFQVIKKNPQIKVDEKFITKELPKETLDFIQECKTAKESAFSKQSNLQFVKNFKKPLEKIFITSKFYVRRDYNNKQGRPHGGVDFRGKSGTPVYVIQDGVVVLARTTYYEGNFTIVDHGNKIFSFYMHQNEIKVKVGDVVKQGQEIGTVGSTGMSTGPHLHLGAKVNDILVDPLSLIALQSISESN
- a CDS encoding sensor domain-containing protein, coding for MSLKQITIYIEESDHTFYNRILRDITAIETCNVHSFQSVLDIKVGTIQESAVFLFWNDSKVLEKQKFIFEQFPESPYILLSVEPLSPLELARAAHPTYLHLTESTYSVGNLDLILNFAERLIEDMNRSIAYDKIREKVVVLQNVFEESLDILMQIDPGTNQIINANKQAVVVLEYPLEEIVGKEFSIFLPPVEVDEDVEFEGNLIESTALKTKSGNLIPTESSFRLFPVNGKMAIWATFRDIAERKRSQEQVKNQKAFYEFILDNLDSDIAVLNSNYQYEYTNPVFLSNKEIRKWLFKKTDAELAEKLELSAEFYEKRKKYLDVAAKENEIVEFEELIQDNNDKITYLLRKYIPIDDTETNQKRFISFGVDITERKLSEERISYLAYYDALTGLSNRTLFIDHANQALKNHKSTETLLAFYFFDIDNFKFINDSLGHTKGDILLQMVGARLKRVMTEVDTVARFGGDEFAILKVDIQNKSAAAEFAQKILEILSQPFHIMGRDLFTTISMGIALSPNDGVSTSELLKNSDMAMYKAKELGRNNFKFYTNELILRSEKRLYIENSLRKAIQNDELLLYFQPKMSTITNQVCGAEALIRWKHPERGWVPPVEFIPVAEDSGIIERIGDWVLEEACRLKTEWKKQNLPSFPISINVSGKQLARANWSHRVQSTILQYNINPEEIELELTESSIMENPEKSIEAFEYLSGLGIKVSIDDFGTGYSSLSYLKKINADVIKIDRSFVIDLELNEDDRVICKAIINMAHSLGMEVIAEGVENAAQKDLLHDLGCHMIQGYLYSKPLPADEFVTFVKKINESAKTK
- a CDS encoding MBL fold metallo-hydrolase translates to MKLSKKTLIRINLTLVPIVLFLVYFLGYPNESIPSVTLESKETTSLIPKPKGKSPLVFSILKTGEAKTLEAFVIEGGSVLKVVTVAHSGFYIQHPKGNFLFDTGLGIKIKEQFQMFPFYLKLLMEYQLIQTAKEQLELNGVNPSSIQDVFFSHLHWDHASGLKDFPSAKIHSLPEELNHPKIESGYIVSQFDGDSVNWKHLQFQDKPYASYAKSLDWYGDGTAVFVPMKGHSEGSVGLFLHTENGQTYFLTGDVVWRREGFLEKKHKPRGARWIVDFDTAGLGEEISRVHNLLLKNPELQIIPAHDHDVQSPLGFYPQVLGKK